The following are encoded together in the Pedobacter steynii genome:
- a CDS encoding peptidase domain-containing ABC transporter: MSRNPSLNPAGICTGFFPFKRKNAAKWIWLSKLLRDDINIITANMVIGFFITILSFSTAVFSQVFIDELLPSADRSRFTVAFILLFLTLIVRSGLTYFRRQLLLSQNKRINNKVLPAFLSLALHLPKSFFDDHSTAELLSKLHEHRGLQKIISYITNTLFMDLLLIFSATAFLAWYSVPVAAALSIGISIFFFVTLNFAKSIKSQQIELSHADEANQEQYLSMFQSIEAIKIHNAEDHFITRTEEIQSASYQKKAGLSASKNGSAVIADLLTVIFSLLITGLSYLLLVRHELKTGEMMAIIITGLSIIPAIYRSSQIRLPIEKLALIVENMYAFSTLEKEYPEREKEELQYIHFQSLYVKNLRFSFPDCSAILKDISFRVSSGESIALLGESGSGKSTVFALLQKLYTPQYGLITINEQSISHIATPSLRNIVAIVPQEVKIFNGTLLDNIALGSPHASPSSIIDFCMNTGLHHFFQSLPQGYLTQIGDGKVKLSSGQKQLVGIARALYRRPQLLLLDEATAFMDSSTEKFTLELLVRFKRNMAIILITHKTETTRLADRIYVIKDGHIQDPYPVLYHKN, translated from the coding sequence ATGAGCAGAAATCCATCCCTAAACCCTGCCGGAATATGTACCGGATTCTTCCCTTTTAAAAGAAAAAATGCAGCCAAATGGATCTGGCTCAGCAAGCTATTAAGGGACGACATCAATATCATTACGGCCAATATGGTTATTGGTTTTTTCATTACAATCCTTAGTTTTTCTACCGCTGTCTTTTCACAGGTATTCATTGATGAGCTTCTTCCATCAGCAGACCGAAGCCGGTTCACTGTCGCTTTTATCCTTCTGTTTTTAACCCTCATTGTTCGTTCAGGTCTGACTTATTTTCGCAGGCAACTGCTGTTATCACAGAACAAGCGCATCAACAATAAAGTACTACCAGCTTTCCTTAGCCTTGCTCTTCACCTGCCAAAATCATTCTTTGATGACCACAGTACTGCTGAGCTCCTTTCGAAGCTTCATGAACATAGGGGGCTTCAGAAAATCATTTCCTATATCACGAACACCCTTTTCATGGACCTCCTCCTGATCTTTTCCGCAACTGCTTTTCTGGCCTGGTATTCGGTCCCGGTTGCGGCAGCTCTTTCCATAGGCATTTCGATTTTCTTCTTTGTGACGTTGAATTTCGCAAAATCGATAAAGAGTCAACAAATAGAGCTCAGCCATGCCGATGAAGCGAATCAGGAACAATATTTAAGTATGTTCCAAAGTATTGAAGCTATAAAGATCCACAATGCAGAGGATCACTTCATCACCCGGACTGAAGAAATACAAAGTGCATCTTACCAAAAGAAAGCGGGGCTCTCCGCATCAAAAAACGGATCTGCCGTCATCGCTGATCTCTTAACCGTGATCTTCAGTCTCCTGATTACCGGACTTTCCTATTTACTTTTAGTCAGGCATGAGCTGAAAACCGGCGAGATGATGGCCATTATCATCACCGGTCTTTCCATTATCCCTGCCATCTACCGTTCTTCACAAATCCGTTTACCAATCGAAAAGCTGGCCCTGATTGTAGAAAACATGTATGCTTTCTCCACCCTCGAGAAGGAATATCCTGAACGAGAGAAAGAAGAGTTACAGTACATCCATTTTCAATCGCTCTATGTGAAAAACCTGAGGTTTTCCTTTCCGGATTGCAGCGCCATTCTGAAGGACATTTCTTTTCGGGTAAGTTCCGGAGAAAGTATCGCCTTACTTGGAGAGAGTGGCTCAGGAAAAAGCACCGTTTTTGCCCTATTACAAAAGCTTTATACTCCACAATATGGTTTGATTACGATTAATGAACAATCCATCAGCCATATCGCCACCCCTTCGTTACGCAACATCGTCGCCATCGTGCCTCAGGAAGTAAAAATCTTTAACGGAACCTTGTTGGATAACATTGCACTGGGTAGCCCTCATGCCAGTCCTTCTTCCATTATAGACTTCTGTATGAATACCGGGCTTCATCATTTCTTTCAATCACTACCTCAGGGATATCTGACTCAGATCGGTGATGGAAAAGTAAAGCTTTCTTCCGGTCAGAAACAACTGGTTGGTATTGCCAGAGCACTTTACCGGAGACCTCAGCTACTTTTGCTCGATGAAGCAACCGCATTTATGGACAGCAGTACTGAAAAATTCACTCTTGAGCTACTTGTACGTTTCAAAAGAAATATGGCCATCATCCTGATCACTCACAAAACCGAAACCACCAGATTGGCAGATCGTATTTACGTCATTAAAGATGGCCATATTCAAGATCCTTATCCCGTTTTATATCATAAAAATTAG